A section of the Verrucomicrobium sp. GAS474 genome encodes:
- a CDS encoding flavin reductase family protein, which translates to MAARSFPLSKVYGLLEPGPVVMVTTVGKGRPDIMTMSWHTMVEFEPPLVACVISNRNYSFGLLRESKECVIGIPAVEIAEKVVGCGNTSGVKLDKFKKFGLTPRSASLVAAPLIAECFANLECRVVDTTLVNKYCLFLLEVVKAWVDPKVKNPKTIHHLGNGNFMVAGERIKLKSKMK; encoded by the coding sequence ATGGCTGCCCGATCCTTTCCTCTGTCCAAGGTCTATGGCTTGCTCGAGCCGGGGCCGGTGGTTATGGTCACGACCGTCGGCAAAGGGCGACCCGACATCATGACGATGTCGTGGCATACCATGGTCGAGTTCGAACCGCCACTTGTTGCCTGCGTTATCAGCAATCGCAATTATTCCTTCGGTCTATTGCGGGAAAGCAAGGAATGTGTGATCGGCATCCCCGCGGTGGAGATAGCTGAAAAAGTCGTGGGATGTGGCAATACGTCGGGTGTGAAGTTGGACAAGTTTAAGAAATTCGGCCTTACGCCGAGGTCTGCCTCGCTGGTGGCCGCCCCTCTCATTGCGGAGTGCTTCGCCAATCTCGAATGCCGAGTGGTCGATACGACGCTGGTGAACAAGTATTGCCTGTTTCTCCTGGAAGTCGTCAAGGCATGGGTCGACCCGAAGGTGAAAAATCCAAAGACGATTCATCATCTCGGAAATGGCAATTTCATGGTTGCCGGTGAAAGGATCAAGTTAAAGTCGAAGATGAAGTAG
- a CDS encoding histidine phosphatase family protein has protein sequence MGSETRIMINIESSPLCLYLIRHGETAWSISSRHTSTTDLPLTEHGEEEALLLEKRLRDVKFTRVLTSPRQRARRTCVLAGLDATAEIDQDLAEWNYGDYEGRHSIDILAERPDWDIFTEGCFGGEMPGQVSARADELIARLRLLKGNVALFSHGQFGCVFAARWIGLPVVQSRHFVIGTASLSILSYDPHHPQVPVIARWNTASSEAPAAPFLHLGDVRTMKQRALDRWENEGGEIPTAGLAPVQAPARTDSNQADVIEQAIGPST, from the coding sequence ATGGGAAGTGAAACGCGCATTATGATAAACATCGAAAGCAGCCCCCTTTGCCTTTACCTCATTCGTCATGGTGAAACCGCTTGGTCGATCTCCAGTCGACACACCAGCACGACAGATCTTCCTTTGACCGAGCATGGTGAGGAAGAGGCCCTCCTACTTGAGAAGCGGCTGCGCGATGTGAAATTCACCCGGGTTCTTACCAGCCCGAGACAGCGCGCTCGGCGGACGTGCGTCTTAGCGGGGCTCGATGCCACTGCCGAAATCGATCAGGACTTGGCGGAGTGGAATTACGGCGATTACGAAGGACGCCATTCGATCGACATTCTGGCGGAAAGGCCGGACTGGGATATCTTCACGGAAGGTTGTTTTGGTGGAGAAATGCCCGGGCAGGTTTCCGCTCGAGCCGATGAACTGATCGCTCGGTTACGCCTGTTGAAGGGAAACGTTGCGCTTTTCTCGCACGGTCAATTCGGATGCGTCTTCGCGGCCCGATGGATTGGCCTCCCCGTAGTGCAGAGTCGGCATTTCGTAATCGGGACGGCCTCTCTCAGTATCCTAAGCTATGACCCCCACCATCCGCAGGTGCCCGTCATAGCTCGATGGAATACCGCTTCGTCCGAGGCTCCGGCAGCCCCTTTTCTCCATCTTGGAGACGTAAGGACGATGAAACAGCGGGCCCTCGATCGATGGGAGAACGAAGGAGGAGAGATTCCTACGGCTGGATTAGCTCCGGTCCAAGCCCCGGCCAGAACCGACTCCAATCAAGCCGATGTAATTGAACAGGCCATTGGGCCTTCCACTTAA
- a CDS encoding ATP-binding cassette domain-containing protein has translation MRATQDKIVEMRGVKLQFGDKVILDGVDISVEAREVLVIMGLSGGGKSTLLNLLLGLLKPSAGAILFKGADMTRLSRPELNRARTHMGMVYQNAALLSSMNVRQNIGLPLSELTDKSDKEIAEIVDQKLDLVGLKDSGEKLPSELSGGMQKRVSLARALALDPELVLFDEPSAGLDPINSRLIDDLIVRLREHQKVTSIVVTHQMESAFTVATRMAFLHEGKIILEAAPETFRRSSIPIINQFLSSYSDHGNAKE, from the coding sequence ATGAGAGCCACACAGGACAAAATCGTCGAGATGCGCGGCGTGAAGCTGCAATTCGGAGACAAGGTGATTCTCGACGGTGTCGACATCTCGGTCGAGGCTCGGGAAGTTCTCGTCATCATGGGCTTGAGTGGTGGGGGCAAGAGCACCCTGCTGAACCTCCTGCTCGGACTACTGAAGCCCAGTGCGGGAGCCATCTTATTCAAGGGGGCCGATATGACCCGTCTTTCCCGACCCGAATTGAACCGGGCCCGGACCCATATGGGCATGGTCTATCAGAATGCGGCTCTCCTCAGCTCGATGAACGTTCGCCAAAACATAGGCCTTCCGCTGAGCGAGCTTACGGACAAAAGCGACAAGGAGATTGCCGAAATCGTCGATCAGAAGCTTGACCTCGTGGGCTTGAAGGATTCCGGGGAGAAACTCCCCTCCGAACTCAGCGGAGGCATGCAGAAGAGAGTCAGCCTGGCTCGCGCCCTCGCTCTCGATCCCGAACTCGTCCTCTTCGACGAGCCCTCTGCCGGGCTCGACCCCATCAACAGCCGCCTCATCGACGATCTCATCGTCCGGTTGCGCGAGCACCAGAAAGTCACCTCCATTGTCGTCACCCATCAAATGGAGAGCGCCTTTACCGTAGCCACCCGCATGGCTTTTCTTCACGAAGGGAAAATCATTCTCGAAGCGGCACCGGAGACATTCCGACGTTCATCCATCCCCATCATCAATCAGTTTCTCTCGTCCTACTCGGATCACGGAAACGCCAAGGAGTAG
- a CDS encoding TnsA endonuclease N-terminal domain-containing protein — MAKRHFGRRRGNNQRGNHWEAYSPKVQRIVEFQSTPEYLNWLSVEADPEIVGFKEQPGLFQIGKGEGRLITRPDMFVLYRDGRRELREVKTLEELHEAAPRVLRQLAALKACSEANGINYRVVHSGHLRELQVQLQNWQLGVSLITRKETDNERAIRLFLEDAIRIVGACCVGQLANLGACSEGDIFRHVFRAAHGGRIRTDLDRNPMTRRTLLWVS; from the coding sequence ATGGCAAAACGTCATTTCGGGCGTCGTCGTGGTAACAACCAACGAGGCAACCACTGGGAGGCTTACTCCCCCAAGGTCCAACGGATCGTCGAGTTTCAGTCGACGCCGGAATATCTCAACTGGCTTTCTGTAGAAGCCGATCCTGAGATCGTCGGTTTCAAAGAACAGCCTGGGCTGTTTCAGATCGGCAAAGGGGAGGGGAGGCTTATCACCCGGCCAGACATGTTCGTCCTTTACCGTGATGGCCGTCGTGAACTGCGGGAGGTGAAGACCCTTGAGGAGCTGCACGAAGCAGCTCCTCGGGTTCTCCGACAACTCGCGGCGCTGAAAGCCTGTAGCGAGGCGAACGGCATCAATTATCGGGTCGTCCATAGCGGGCATCTCCGGGAACTGCAGGTCCAACTCCAAAACTGGCAACTGGGCGTCTCGCTCATTACTCGAAAAGAAACGGACAACGAACGAGCCATTCGCCTCTTTCTCGAAGACGCGATTCGCATTGTCGGCGCATGCTGCGTCGGCCAATTGGCCAATCTCGGTGCCTGCTCGGAAGGCGATATCTTTCGCCACGTCTTTCGCGCCGCGCACGGCGGTCGCATCCGCACAGACCTTGATCGCAACCCTATGACCCGGAGGACGCTCTTATGGGTCTCGTAA
- the dps gene encoding DNA starvation/stationary phase protection protein Dps, with the protein MDLQKKRTEAAPSAETGNEEPKMYKTENDITQDRRADLNALMNRRLADAVDLQMQMKQAHWNVKGPNFIGLHELFDKVAESVESYVDLIAERIVQLGGVAEGTVRLSATHSILEEYPIEISEGTAHVSAVSTALSAFGYEARNAINEATDLDDADTADLFTEISRGIDKWLWFVEAHAQAHK; encoded by the coding sequence ATGGATTTACAAAAAAAACGCACCGAAGCCGCTCCCTCCGCCGAAACCGGGAATGAAGAGCCCAAGATGTACAAGACCGAGAACGACATCACCCAGGATCGCCGCGCCGATCTCAACGCGCTGATGAATCGTCGTCTGGCCGATGCCGTCGACTTGCAAATGCAGATGAAGCAGGCGCACTGGAACGTGAAGGGCCCCAACTTCATCGGCCTCCACGAACTCTTCGACAAGGTGGCCGAATCGGTCGAATCCTACGTCGACCTGATCGCCGAGCGCATCGTTCAGCTCGGCGGCGTCGCCGAAGGAACGGTTCGTCTCTCCGCTACCCACTCGATCCTCGAGGAATACCCCATTGAGATCTCCGAGGGAACCGCCCATGTCTCTGCCGTCTCTACGGCCCTTTCCGCGTTCGGCTACGAAGCACGCAATGCGATCAACGAAGCGACCGATCTCGACGACGCCGACACCGCCGATCTCTTCACCGAGATTTCCCGCGGCATCGACAAATGGCTGTGGTTCGTCGAAGCCCATGCTCAGGCACACAAGTAG
- a CDS encoding heavy metal translocating P-type ATPase, which produces MKTPSEPPPASTTHAVPVAFPFSGTFSTYWGRKSTVIAVLSLGAILLHLVLRFVFHAASDTYRIPLLAALTLGGLPLLYDLLRKTLKREFGSDLLGGISIITSVILGEYLAGSIIVLMLAGGEALESYALCSASSVLSALAKRMPSIAHRKEDSGIVDVGLPSVVVGDILLIYPHDICPVDGVVIDGRGVMDESYLTGEPFQITKISGSTVISGAINGESVLTIRAAKGAADSRYAKIMEVMQESKAERPQLRRLGDRLGAIYTPTALAIALLAWFLSGEAARFLAVLVIATPCPLLIGIPIAIIGSISLCARRSIIVKSPIVLEQIAECRTAIFDKTGTLTYGEPKLTEQQIASGFEPKEVLALVAGLERYSKHPLARAILAAAKERSVQLPEASEVSEPPGQGLRGSVSGRRVQVSSRKQLILDQVPGSDQLPPVTSGLECVVAIDNRYAGVLHFRDAPRTESRSFVNHLGPKHRFARVMIVSGDRESEVRYLAKQVGIDEIYAQQSPEEKLAIVRKETAEAKTLYVGDGINDAPAMMVATVGMAIGQNSDVTAAAAGVVIMDNSLEKVDEFMHISHRMRVIALQSAVGGMALSILGMAFASMGYLSPVNGALAQEVVDVLAILNALRASFPPAVIHDI; this is translated from the coding sequence ATGAAAACTCCTTCGGAGCCACCTCCCGCGAGCACGACTCATGCGGTTCCTGTCGCGTTTCCATTCAGTGGGACGTTTTCCACCTACTGGGGCCGAAAGAGTACCGTCATTGCGGTACTCTCCCTCGGGGCCATTCTCTTACATCTGGTCCTGCGCTTCGTCTTCCATGCCGCCTCGGACACATATCGGATACCCCTACTGGCCGCGCTCACTCTCGGCGGTTTACCCCTTCTCTACGACCTGCTTCGGAAAACCCTGAAACGGGAGTTCGGTTCCGATCTTCTCGGAGGGATTTCGATTATCACCTCCGTTATCCTCGGTGAATACTTGGCAGGTTCCATCATCGTCCTGATGCTGGCAGGGGGCGAGGCCTTGGAGAGCTATGCTCTGTGTAGCGCCTCTTCGGTATTGTCTGCCCTGGCCAAGCGAATGCCTTCGATTGCGCATCGGAAGGAAGATTCGGGAATCGTCGATGTCGGGCTGCCCTCAGTTGTCGTGGGCGACATTCTTCTGATCTATCCTCATGACATCTGCCCGGTCGATGGCGTGGTGATCGATGGGCGGGGCGTGATGGACGAGTCCTACCTCACCGGCGAGCCGTTCCAGATCACCAAGATTTCCGGCTCCACCGTGATCTCCGGCGCCATCAATGGGGAGTCGGTCCTGACGATTCGGGCCGCCAAGGGCGCGGCCGACTCGCGCTACGCGAAGATCATGGAAGTGATGCAGGAGTCCAAAGCTGAACGCCCTCAATTGCGACGCCTGGGGGACCGCTTGGGCGCGATTTATACGCCGACGGCATTGGCCATAGCCCTTCTTGCCTGGTTCCTCAGCGGGGAAGCCGCGCGTTTCCTCGCCGTTCTGGTAATCGCCACCCCTTGTCCTCTCCTCATCGGAATACCCATCGCCATCATCGGATCGATTTCCCTCTGCGCCCGTCGCTCTATTATCGTCAAAAGCCCCATCGTTCTGGAGCAGATTGCGGAATGCCGTACCGCGATCTTCGACAAAACCGGAACATTGACCTATGGAGAGCCGAAGCTCACCGAGCAGCAGATCGCCTCAGGGTTTGAACCAAAGGAAGTACTCGCTCTCGTGGCGGGTTTAGAGCGTTATTCAAAACACCCACTGGCCCGGGCCATCCTCGCGGCAGCGAAGGAGCGCTCAGTGCAGCTCCCGGAAGCCTCTGAGGTCAGCGAACCTCCCGGCCAGGGTTTGAGAGGATCGGTTAGCGGACGCCGAGTTCAAGTGAGCAGCCGCAAGCAGCTCATATTGGATCAGGTTCCCGGAAGCGATCAACTTCCCCCGGTTACCAGCGGACTCGAATGCGTCGTGGCCATCGACAACCGCTATGCCGGAGTTCTCCACTTCCGAGATGCGCCGCGCACGGAAAGCCGGTCCTTCGTGAATCATCTGGGGCCGAAACATCGTTTTGCGCGAGTGATGATCGTCTCCGGGGATCGCGAGTCGGAGGTCCGTTATCTTGCGAAACAGGTCGGCATCGATGAGATCTACGCCCAACAGAGTCCGGAGGAAAAACTGGCCATCGTTCGGAAAGAAACCGCCGAAGCGAAAACGCTCTATGTCGGTGACGGGATTAACGACGCACCGGCCATGATGGTCGCTACCGTGGGGATGGCCATTGGCCAGAACAGCGACGTGACGGCGGCAGCAGCCGGGGTCGTCATTATGGACAACTCACTCGAGAAGGTGGATGAATTCATGCACATCAGCCATCGGATGCGGGTGATCGCGCTGCAAAGCGCAGTCGGCGGCATGGCACTGAGCATCCTGGGCATGGCCTTCGCCTCCATGGGCTATTTAAGCCCGGTGAACGGTGCCCTGGCCCAGGAGGTCGTCGACGTTTTGGCTATCCTGAACGCACTGCGAGCCTCTTTTCCTCCCGCAGTGATTCACGATATCTAA
- a CDS encoding ABC transporter permease yields MILKLGAFTLSLLKELGSLVWMVRETVSETMERIKAHRTPVRLEHFFEESNRAGVGSVPMVILLSVFVGLTMALLTGYQLQFFGLVTLVPAVASVSFTREMGPLFTGIVLASRIGAAYTAELGAMTAGGEVAAIEGMGIGALRYLVTPRILAIFFLTPCLTVISVVAGICGAAFISDLMLQISYGFFYDQVIANLLVKDLMAGIVKSFLFGAIIGLIACYKGLSVRGGAAGVGTATTSSVVTAISAVIICDSFCNVFIVLFFP; encoded by the coding sequence TTGATCCTAAAACTTGGCGCATTCACCCTCTCTCTCCTGAAAGAGCTTGGCAGCCTAGTCTGGATGGTACGGGAAACGGTTTCGGAAACGATGGAGCGCATCAAAGCCCATCGAACCCCGGTCCGCCTTGAGCATTTCTTCGAGGAGAGCAACCGCGCCGGAGTCGGTTCCGTGCCGATGGTCATTCTTCTTTCGGTGTTCGTCGGGCTGACCATGGCTTTATTGACCGGATATCAGCTCCAGTTCTTCGGCCTCGTCACGCTGGTTCCGGCTGTCGCCTCCGTTTCCTTCACGCGAGAGATGGGACCGCTGTTCACCGGCATTGTCCTGGCATCCCGCATAGGGGCTGCTTACACCGCAGAATTAGGGGCCATGACGGCCGGGGGTGAAGTCGCCGCCATCGAGGGAATGGGGATTGGAGCGCTGCGCTATCTGGTCACCCCCCGGATTCTCGCCATCTTCTTCCTGACCCCTTGCCTGACCGTTATTTCAGTCGTCGCCGGCATCTGTGGCGCGGCTTTCATCTCCGACCTCATGCTGCAAATCAGCTATGGATTCTTCTACGACCAGGTGATCGCGAACCTTTTGGTCAAAGACCTGATGGCCGGCATCGTGAAAAGCTTCCTCTTCGGCGCAATCATCGGATTGATTGCCTGTTACAAGGGGCTTTCAGTACGGGGCGGTGCCGCCGGGGTTGGCACTGCCACCACCTCCAGCGTGGTCACAGCCATCAGCGCCGTGATCATCTGCGATTCGTTCTGCAACGTTTTCATCGTCCTCTTCTTCCCATGA
- a CDS encoding DUF5069 domain-containing protein, protein MNKHTTTRDLSQQAPHSPRDRISGFAIARRTLDKCRASLTNTLGEYHYDCPLDKTLFDFKGINGEQFTAAVRNSSDEEVGAWLQANGTPKTAAEIKAWSDEAEAASPMKNPERRTAFINNCQKLGLNPEKTTTFDWLDADDRESFKSKPASHTRLIFNS, encoded by the coding sequence ATGAATAAACACACCACGACCCGAGACCTCTCTCAGCAAGCCCCCCACAGCCCGCGCGACCGCATCTCCGGCTTCGCCATCGCCCGGCGTACCCTCGACAAATGCCGAGCCAGCCTGACAAACACGCTCGGCGAATATCATTACGACTGCCCCCTCGACAAGACCCTTTTCGACTTCAAGGGGATCAACGGCGAGCAATTCACGGCCGCCGTCCGAAATTCGAGCGACGAGGAAGTCGGAGCCTGGCTCCAAGCCAACGGCACGCCGAAAACGGCGGCCGAGATCAAGGCTTGGTCGGACGAAGCGGAGGCCGCCAGCCCGATGAAGAATCCGGAACGGCGAACCGCCTTCATCAACAACTGCCAGAAGCTCGGACTTAACCCCGAAAAGACGACCACGTTCGATTGGCTCGACGCTGACGATCGGGAGAGCTTCAAATCCAAGCCCGCCTCCCACACCCGATTGATTTTCAACTCGTGA
- a CDS encoding helix-turn-helix transcriptional regulator, with translation MPSTKPEKSDLAAFGSNVRRVRTRQKISQERLAELADLNIRTVQKIEAGDLNVLVTTVLRIQRALKSFPNDLVPR, from the coding sequence GTGCCCTCGACGAAGCCCGAAAAAAGTGATCTTGCCGCCTTTGGTAGCAATGTTCGTCGCGTTCGGACCCGCCAGAAGATCTCTCAGGAACGACTGGCCGAGCTGGCCGATCTCAACATCCGCACGGTCCAAAAGATCGAAGCCGGAGACCTGAACGTGCTGGTCACCACCGTTCTTCGGATTCAGCGGGCTCTTAAATCGTTCCCGAACGACTTAGTGCCTCGTTGA
- a CDS encoding DDE-type integrase/transposase/recombinase, translating into MDPIARERFDRRAAMVRHYVMGVPMKSIRDTWGVSAVEVRRLFQRCIALHYDGRIYGYRALINRVQLKPYTRRVPSEGAFGTKAGELTRVFETYPHIEQAVVQYFLGQYPKGTAKESRVSLKKAHSLFVEQCRMAKIPGTEYPFNTKEQGRRAIGFFLRSLAAKQPYRYVVSQEGTDAAKMTFAGGHTTNDLPAMRPYARVLFDGHRLDALFTLEYLNPLGMMETKIVERPWLLLIMDAYSRVILAWSLVIKSDYNQDDVLECVQKLITPWKSPELTIPGLQRTKGSGMPTELFDKLHWRVPTELWLDNARAHFANQVREKLVGEIGIHVNAGPVRTPQRRGILERLFQTLEEDCFHRLPSTTGSGISDSRRESAVQNAIRFKVKQEHLEELLDVTIGNYNAMPHTSLHFKSPLEVIAHHLEQENSNDRYLTSRQAE; encoded by the coding sequence ATGGATCCGATCGCCCGCGAACGCTTCGATCGGCGGGCAGCAATGGTCCGGCACTACGTGATGGGCGTCCCCATGAAATCGATTCGTGATACCTGGGGTGTCTCGGCGGTCGAGGTGAGGCGCCTCTTTCAGCGCTGCATTGCCCTCCATTACGATGGCCGCATCTACGGATACCGGGCGTTGATCAATCGCGTGCAGCTCAAGCCTTACACACGGCGTGTTCCCTCTGAAGGGGCCTTCGGCACGAAAGCTGGGGAACTTACCAGAGTCTTCGAGACATATCCGCACATCGAGCAAGCCGTCGTGCAGTACTTTCTCGGTCAGTATCCCAAGGGGACAGCCAAGGAAAGTCGGGTGTCGCTCAAAAAGGCTCATTCCCTTTTCGTCGAGCAGTGCCGCATGGCGAAGATCCCCGGGACGGAGTATCCCTTCAACACGAAAGAGCAGGGGCGGAGGGCCATTGGTTTCTTCCTCCGCAGCTTGGCAGCGAAGCAACCCTACCGATATGTCGTCAGCCAAGAGGGAACGGACGCAGCCAAGATGACCTTCGCGGGTGGCCATACGACGAACGACCTTCCCGCAATGCGGCCCTACGCCCGAGTGCTCTTCGATGGTCACCGACTCGATGCGCTGTTCACGTTAGAATATCTCAATCCCCTAGGGATGATGGAGACGAAAATCGTGGAGCGTCCGTGGCTGCTCTTGATCATGGATGCATACAGTCGCGTGATTCTGGCTTGGTCCCTCGTGATCAAAAGCGACTACAACCAAGACGACGTTCTCGAATGCGTTCAGAAGCTGATCACACCCTGGAAAAGTCCGGAACTCACTATTCCGGGCTTGCAGCGGACCAAAGGGTCGGGAATGCCAACCGAGCTCTTCGATAAGCTGCACTGGCGGGTTCCCACCGAGCTGTGGTTGGACAATGCGCGAGCGCATTTCGCTAATCAGGTGCGTGAGAAGCTGGTCGGCGAGATCGGCATCCATGTGAATGCCGGCCCCGTCCGGACGCCGCAGCGGCGAGGGATTCTGGAAAGGCTGTTTCAGACGTTGGAGGAGGACTGCTTCCACCGTCTGCCCTCAACGACGGGCAGCGGCATCTCCGACTCACGTCGGGAATCGGCCGTGCAGAACGCGATCCGCTTCAAGGTCAAGCAGGAGCACCTCGAAGAACTCCTCGACGTCACCATCGGAAACTACAACGCAATGCCTCATACCAGCCTGCACTTCAAAAGCCCGCTGGAGGTCATCGCTCACCATCTCGAACAGGAAAACTCCAATGATCGTTACCTTACCTCCAGACAAGCGGAATAA
- a CDS encoding MlaD family protein: protein MQIHKNEIATGILVLVTFGIFITVLVLIGMPGLIKPLHSYRIYYDNADGIRPGASVLLAGREIGKVTALHSPVPMAQRPPGHPDYEVLIDIRVARDAEIYRHVTVHLSQQSLMGQQVIDFVHGDETSGLAENHALFVGERVPGLSEAVSNNITRLTGPNSDLSLTLQNAKTFMETLNRSNIPKVIDNTEQLTDTLKRQPWRLLWPSTKTYPEDNPSPSEKKKRLPQ, encoded by the coding sequence ATGCAAATTCATAAAAACGAGATCGCAACGGGAATCCTTGTGCTTGTGACCTTCGGGATCTTTATCACCGTATTGGTCCTCATTGGAATGCCAGGCCTCATCAAACCGCTCCACTCCTATCGAATCTACTACGATAACGCCGACGGAATTCGACCCGGCGCCTCGGTTCTTCTTGCGGGGCGCGAGATAGGCAAAGTCACCGCACTCCATTCCCCCGTGCCAATGGCACAACGGCCACCGGGACATCCGGATTACGAGGTCTTGATCGATATACGAGTGGCAAGGGATGCTGAGATCTATCGCCATGTCACCGTCCACTTGTCCCAACAGAGCCTCATGGGACAGCAAGTAATTGATTTCGTTCACGGAGATGAAACGTCGGGGTTGGCCGAAAACCATGCCCTATTTGTGGGGGAACGCGTGCCCGGCCTATCCGAAGCCGTAAGCAATAACATCACGCGACTTACCGGCCCTAATTCCGACCTCTCCCTCACCCTCCAGAATGCCAAGACCTTCATGGAGACCCTAAATCGATCCAATATTCCCAAGGTGATCGACAACACGGAACAACTGACAGACACCCTGAAACGACAACCTTGGCGGCTTCTCTGGCCCAGCACCAAGACGTATCCCGAAGATAACCCTTCGCCCTCTGAAAAAAAGAAGAGGCTCCCCCAGTAG
- a CDS encoding metallophosphoesterase, translating into MRILVAGDLHNRKEWFAWLSTQVAQFDLVALPGDLLDIFQPDLPRQRAFVEEWFAAEAEKGTALAWCSGNHDGGRWFTNRIEGPCWTDRLRFPSVVGDLECKEFVSLSGERFLVSCIPHSEAPTESWESAVESLLTQGWQKRQELSWCPWIVLAHNPPVHTAVAATPNDSGGSDHIRLWVERFQPDYLLSGHLHQAPDLGSFRAELGQCLCLNPGYVEEAEMPSHITVDTRTKAVLHHRGTAS; encoded by the coding sequence ATGCGTATCCTAGTCGCAGGCGATCTTCACAATCGAAAGGAATGGTTCGCGTGGCTATCGACCCAGGTAGCCCAATTCGATCTCGTCGCTTTGCCTGGCGACCTGCTCGATATCTTCCAGCCTGACCTTCCACGCCAAAGGGCATTCGTTGAGGAATGGTTCGCTGCCGAGGCCGAGAAAGGCACCGCTCTTGCATGGTGCTCCGGCAATCACGACGGCGGCCGATGGTTCACCAATCGTATCGAGGGGCCCTGTTGGACCGATCGCTTGCGATTCCCCTCGGTCGTCGGAGATCTTGAGTGCAAGGAATTCGTGTCCTTGTCAGGGGAGCGCTTCTTGGTTAGTTGCATTCCGCATTCCGAGGCACCTACAGAATCATGGGAAAGCGCGGTGGAGAGCTTGCTCACCCAAGGCTGGCAAAAGCGCCAGGAACTCAGTTGGTGTCCCTGGATCGTTTTGGCTCATAACCCTCCGGTCCATACGGCGGTGGCTGCGACCCCCAATGATAGCGGCGGCAGCGATCACATTCGTCTTTGGGTGGAGCGATTCCAGCCTGACTACCTTCTTTCGGGGCACCTTCACCAGGCGCCCGATCTGGGTAGTTTCCGCGCCGAATTAGGGCAGTGTCTATGCCTTAACCCAGGATACGTCGAGGAAGCGGAGATGCCCTCCCATATTACTGTAGATACCCGGACGAAGGCTGTCCTCCATCACCGCGGGACCGCGTCCTAG